A genomic stretch from Ureibacillus composti includes:
- the yyaC gene encoding spore protease YyaC has translation MMNKIQMLKSHVHYEQTGAVWRLSDLFLEHIPFDHEHLIFCCIGTDRSTGDSLGPLTGSFLKSYHSFPFDVIGTLEDPLHAVNLPSTVEKIQQLPTTPYVVAIDACLGSEKNIGHILVHEGPLLPGKAVKKELPPIGDISIKGVVNVGGFMEMLVLQNTRLNVTYSMSNKIARALLLAHQRHLLKVKNDRNDDSYNSDSRQQIGYSNFS, from the coding sequence ATGATGAATAAAATCCAAATGTTAAAATCACATGTCCACTATGAGCAAACCGGGGCTGTATGGCGCCTAAGTGATTTATTTCTTGAACATATTCCTTTTGACCATGAACATCTCATTTTCTGTTGCATCGGTACTGACCGTTCTACTGGAGACTCCCTTGGGCCATTAACAGGTAGCTTTTTAAAAAGCTATCACTCATTCCCATTTGACGTAATTGGTACACTTGAAGATCCATTACATGCTGTCAATTTACCATCCACAGTAGAGAAAATTCAACAATTACCTACTACTCCATATGTGGTTGCAATCGATGCATGTTTAGGATCCGAGAAAAATATTGGTCATATTCTTGTTCATGAAGGGCCCCTTTTACCTGGGAAGGCAGTAAAAAAAGAGCTCCCTCCCATTGGAGATATTTCTATTAAAGGGGTTGTAAATGTTGGTGGTTTTATGGAAATGCTTGTGTTACAAAACACTCGTTTAAATGTAACCTATTCCATGAGTAATAAAATTGCCCGCGCATTATTACTTGCTCATCAACGTCATTTATTGAAAGTAAAAAATGATCGCAACGATGATTCCTACAACTCCGATTCCAGGCAACAGATTGGCTACTCGAATTTTAGTTAA